The following proteins are co-located in the Clostridiales bacterium genome:
- a CDS encoding sensor histidine kinase, producing MGMARTIKLYMMFLFLLILFLLLGYITKLLSPIWMGIFIVNLTILTLWLYLTIAKPLSSFEDSLDRSIETELGSEALLDNLSDDVLFKNKIKDLVEKCANEMIRENSAEMLDKQAELAALQSQINPHFLYNTLETIRGYALIDDNNDIAKIVEALAAFFRYSINRRADLVTLRDELVNIQNYMMILKFRFNNRFTLEIIIDDDDSKAYDYFIPKLILQPIVENAIFHGLEDCVEGGRVTIEVIETEKNLLITVSDNGKGMDGKALNDLNERIRSAERNLEDYKGGAHRNTGIALSNIQKRIQLLFGPDYGLSVYSTANQGTDVELTIPAGYERRMQKGIVTDHEKGNAAHQ from the coding sequence ATGGGTATGGCAAGAACGATCAAATTATATATGATGTTTCTTTTTCTGCTCATCCTTTTTCTATTGCTTGGGTATATCACCAAGCTGCTGTCGCCGATCTGGATGGGGATTTTTATCGTGAATCTGACCATTCTAACGCTGTGGCTTTATTTGACTATCGCCAAGCCTCTTTCGAGTTTTGAAGATTCACTCGATCGCAGCATCGAAACGGAACTGGGAAGCGAAGCGCTTCTGGACAATCTATCTGATGATGTTTTATTTAAGAATAAAATTAAAGATCTGGTAGAAAAGTGCGCCAATGAGATGATACGAGAAAATTCGGCAGAAATGCTGGATAAGCAGGCTGAACTGGCAGCTCTACAAAGCCAGATCAACCCTCATTTTCTGTATAACACATTAGAGACGATACGGGGCTATGCTTTAATTGATGATAATAATGATATCGCAAAAATTGTAGAGGCTCTTGCTGCATTCTTCCGTTACAGTATCAACCGAAGAGCGGATCTTGTTACCCTTCGCGATGAACTGGTGAACATCCAGAACTACATGATGATTCTGAAGTTTCGATTCAATAATCGCTTTACGCTGGAGATCATTATCGATGATGATGATTCCAAGGCTTACGATTATTTTATTCCAAAGCTGATTCTTCAGCCGATTGTTGAAAATGCGATTTTCCATGGACTTGAGGATTGTGTTGAGGGTGGCAGGGTCACCATTGAAGTCATAGAAACAGAGAAGAACCTGCTGATTACTGTTTCCGACAACGGGAAAGGAATGGATGGAAAAGCACTGAATGATCTGAATGAAAGAATTCGGTCGGCGGAACGAAATCTGGAAGACTACAAGGGAGGCGCGCATCGAAACACCGGTATTGCCCTTTCCAACATTCAGAAGCGAATCCAGCTGCTATTTGGACCAGACTACGGCTTGAGTGTATACAGCACCGCAAATCAAGGAACTGATGTAGAGCTTACAATCCCTGCAGGCTATGAACGAAGAATGCAGAAAGGAATCGTAACAGACCATGAAAAAGGAAATGCTGCGCATCAATAA
- a CDS encoding sugar ABC transporter substrate-binding protein, which translates to MRRKILSAVLAAALVIGSFAGCAKSEPSSSDAGEAGSAAKKNLTFVIVPKVVHPWFDEVNKGAQLQAKALSEQLGVEVKIDYRAPQTADVAEQNTVLEQAAATKPDGIALDPLDYEGNKAVIEEIQKQGIPVVLFDAPAPEGSGLTSVGNDFAEQATIAADKLAELIGHKGKVAVMQGVPTAPNHAERYQAHLDALAKYPDIVVVDGGIDNDSVEEAQSQAAAVLAANPDLKGYLNCDACATGIAAAVEEAGKKDQVTIVSMDNLIEILQYVKSGTITATSSTIPQMQGSMAVLMMWQKSIGIDIPKVVDTGIAYIDSSNIDEWIEMVK; encoded by the coding sequence ATGAGAAGGAAAATTTTATCTGCAGTGCTTGCGGCAGCCCTGGTGATTGGGAGCTTTGCAGGCTGCGCCAAGTCAGAACCGTCATCCAGTGATGCGGGTGAGGCAGGTTCTGCTGCGAAAAAGAACTTAACGTTTGTTATTGTTCCAAAGGTGGTACATCCTTGGTTTGACGAGGTCAATAAGGGTGCCCAGCTTCAGGCAAAAGCCCTGTCTGAGCAGCTCGGTGTAGAGGTGAAAATCGATTACCGTGCACCACAGACCGCTGACGTAGCAGAGCAGAATACTGTACTGGAACAGGCTGCGGCAACAAAACCTGATGGTATTGCACTGGACCCACTGGATTATGAAGGCAACAAAGCTGTTATCGAAGAAATCCAAAAGCAGGGAATTCCGGTGGTGCTGTTCGACGCTCCAGCTCCTGAAGGCAGCGGGCTGACCAGTGTTGGCAATGATTTTGCAGAACAGGCAACCATTGCAGCAGATAAATTGGCGGAACTGATCGGACATAAAGGTAAGGTCGCCGTTATGCAGGGTGTTCCAACAGCCCCCAATCATGCAGAGCGGTATCAGGCGCATCTGGATGCGCTTGCCAAATATCCTGACATTGTTGTGGTTGACGGCGGAATCGACAATGACAGCGTAGAAGAAGCTCAGTCACAGGCTGCTGCTGTCTTGGCAGCCAACCCGGATCTGAAGGGATACCTAAACTGTGATGCCTGCGCGACGGGAATTGCGGCAGCAGTGGAAGAAGCTGGTAAGAAAGACCAGGTTACCATTGTTTCCATGGATAATCTAATCGAAATCCTTCAATATGTTAAAAGCGGCACAATTACAGCAACTTCTTCAACAATTCCACAGATGCAGGGTTCCATGGCTGTTCTGATGATGTGGCAGAAATCCATCGGCATCGATATTCCAAAGGTTGTTGATACGGGCATTGCTTATATCGATTCTTCCAATATTGATGAGTGGATCGAAATGGTCAAATAA
- a CDS encoding sugar ABC transporter ATP-binding protein codes for MKVLEACNITKVFPGVVALDSVDISFELGEIHCVIGENGAGKSTLIKCLTGVYEPEGGSIHIRGEDAMKNKKLFEKIAYVPQEIDLFEHMTVADNLFLPYERSGLKGLVNRAEIEKRAVPLLERFHIHADPGMLVKEISVSEKQLLQIARATVHQEYEVLLLDEPTTSLTTKDTQILFEVIEQIRQENKAIVFISHKLEEIFLIGDVLTVFRNGEKVAYSDIHEVDAPWVITQMTGRSLDQSQVFFSEKVGDDVLLEVENLTGEKFSDISFQLKRGEILGFSGLVGAGRSELMQAIFGYLPIYAGTVKLNGMPIKQGDTNYSVKKGLIYLPEERKSQGILPMLSVRENISVSNLDDLRSTVGISSKKEMDLAEQVVREYDVKTSDIEKKIKFLSGGNQQKVIIGRSMGCSPKVLIFDEPTKGIDVGTKAEIYRMMKILAEENGMGIILISSEMEEIRKCSNRIVVLYNGKKVGEFGSDAEKERILSAVIGIN; via the coding sequence ATGAAAGTACTTGAGGCATGTAATATCACGAAAGTTTTTCCCGGAGTCGTAGCCTTGGATTCTGTAGATATTTCCTTTGAATTAGGTGAAATTCACTGTGTCATCGGAGAGAACGGCGCGGGAAAGAGCACCTTGATCAAATGCCTGACCGGCGTTTATGAGCCGGAAGGTGGAAGCATCCATATTCGCGGTGAAGATGCTATGAAGAACAAGAAACTGTTCGAAAAAATTGCATATGTACCCCAGGAGATTGATCTCTTTGAGCATATGACGGTAGCGGATAACCTGTTTCTTCCTTATGAGAGATCCGGACTAAAAGGGCTTGTTAATCGGGCGGAAATTGAGAAGAGGGCAGTTCCGCTTCTGGAGCGCTTTCATATTCATGCAGACCCGGGCATGCTGGTAAAAGAAATCTCGGTATCGGAAAAACAACTGCTGCAAATCGCGAGGGCAACGGTACATCAGGAGTATGAAGTTCTGCTGCTGGATGAACCTACCACCAGCCTGACCACAAAGGACACCCAGATTTTGTTTGAAGTCATTGAGCAGATCAGGCAGGAGAATAAAGCTATCGTATTTATTTCTCACAAGCTGGAAGAAATTTTTCTCATTGGTGATGTGCTCACAGTTTTTCGTAACGGAGAGAAGGTAGCGTATTCAGACATTCATGAAGTGGATGCTCCTTGGGTCATCACACAGATGACCGGCCGCTCTTTGGATCAGTCACAGGTTTTTTTCTCTGAGAAAGTTGGCGACGATGTTTTACTGGAGGTAGAGAACCTTACAGGAGAGAAGTTCTCTGATATAAGCTTCCAACTGAAACGCGGTGAAATCCTCGGATTTTCAGGACTTGTCGGGGCTGGGCGCAGCGAGTTGATGCAGGCTATTTTCGGATATCTTCCCATCTATGCGGGAACGGTGAAACTGAATGGAATGCCGATAAAGCAGGGTGATACGAATTACTCTGTAAAAAAGGGCTTGATTTATTTACCGGAGGAAAGAAAATCTCAAGGTATTTTGCCAATGCTAAGCGTCAGGGAAAATATTAGCGTCTCCAATCTGGATGATCTCAGAAGCACCGTTGGAATATCCAGTAAAAAAGAGATGGATTTGGCGGAGCAGGTGGTCAGGGAGTATGACGTAAAGACATCGGATATTGAAAAAAAGATAAAATTTCTGAGCGGCGGTAACCAACAAAAGGTGATTATAGGAAGATCCATGGGATGCAGCCCGAAGGTATTAATCTTTGATGAACCGACAAAAGGAATTGACGTTGGAACAAAAGCTGAGATTTATCGAATGATGAAAATACTTGCGGAGGAAAACGGGATGGGAATTATCCTAATCTCATCCGAGATGGAGGAGATCAGAAAGTGCTCCAATCGAATCGTTGTTTTGTACAATGGAAAAAAAGTTGGTGAATTTGGTTCTGATGCGGAAAAAGAACGCATTTTAAGTGCGGTTATCGGTATAAATTGA
- a CDS encoding ABC transporter permease yields MYERLPNPVHSVVSTLKKSTMTAIGAVLALMILMASVFSPYFLDIYNLQSLIRDLAFIGMIGIGQSLLLIIGELDLSVGKIASLCGILSGIMMMHWGWNPYLSLLAALFLGLVLGSLNGLIISKLRLNAMVATIGMAGVYGGVNLVLTKGKAITGIPSEIHIFGKGNLGPLPIPFIFTLIVLVLVLFFVKKTKTGRYIYAIGNNRDAARVLGIKVDRIRILIYSIVGMISALAGILYVARLGSAQSAIGENWPMNSIAASVIGGVALTGGIGNPAGALIGAAIISVIQNMIILFGVNVYWQSAVSGFVVVIAISFSSLSVILQERKQRKIKLTK; encoded by the coding sequence ATGTATGAAAGATTGCCCAATCCTGTTCATTCTGTAGTCAGTACGTTAAAAAAGAGCACCATGACTGCAATCGGAGCTGTCCTGGCCCTGATGATCCTGATGGCCAGTGTTTTTTCCCCGTACTTTTTAGACATATACAATTTGCAATCACTGATCAGAGACCTTGCCTTTATCGGGATGATCGGTATTGGTCAGTCCCTTCTGCTCATCATCGGAGAACTGGATTTATCCGTAGGGAAAATCGCATCTCTTTGCGGGATACTTTCCGGTATCATGATGATGCACTGGGGATGGAATCCGTATCTTTCTCTGTTAGCAGCTTTGTTTCTCGGTTTGGTTCTGGGAAGCCTCAATGGCTTGATTATCTCAAAGCTAAGACTGAACGCTATGGTCGCAACCATCGGTATGGCGGGGGTTTACGGAGGCGTCAATCTCGTATTGACAAAGGGAAAAGCCATCACTGGTATTCCATCTGAAATACATATCTTTGGAAAAGGAAATCTGGGACCTTTACCCATTCCATTTATTTTTACTCTTATCGTACTTGTTCTTGTCTTGTTCTTTGTAAAAAAGACGAAAACCGGACGATATATTTACGCAATTGGAAATAACAGAGATGCTGCGAGAGTTTTAGGGATTAAGGTAGACAGAATCCGAATTTTGATCTACTCCATCGTGGGAATGATATCAGCTCTTGCCGGTATTTTGTATGTGGCCCGCCTTGGCTCGGCCCAATCTGCTATCGGTGAAAACTGGCCTATGAATTCCATTGCTGCATCTGTAATCGGCGGCGTAGCGCTGACCGGCGGGATAGGAAATCCTGCAGGGGCTTTGATCGGAGCTGCAATCATCAGCGTGATTCAGAATATGATCATTCTATTTGGTGTCAATGTGTACTGGCAGTCTGCTGTCAGCGGGTTTGTTGTTGTCATTGCAATTTCCTTCAGCTCCCTTTCTGTAATCCTTCAGGAACGGAAGCAGAGAAAAATCAAGCTGACCAAATAA
- a CDS encoding TIM barrel protein, with translation MKLGLNLSFATKRWLDPYQLAAMCRNDFKVEHIQFTWDLIDPWWPMIQRNALAGEYRRAFETEGLLLDATFGGIASYTYAQLLAPSELQREVSFQFFQRAVDLTVEMGAEVMGTPVGGMTYDHSRDAKMREERYANMLEYLFRIAEYGKGSGLKEIHIEATPLITEFPHSPESSVQMMTDLASSAIPYKLLVDWGHALFSPLLGQEADMGHWLKVCKPYIGSIHLQQTDGLLDRHWDFTKEGIITPQLIKKATEDAGLSDIVQYLEVVPAFEAFDDEVYEGMKKTMDYLHKELALCNT, from the coding sequence ATGAAATTAGGTTTGAATCTTTCCTTTGCCACAAAGCGTTGGCTGGATCCTTACCAGCTGGCGGCGATGTGCAGAAATGATTTTAAAGTCGAACATATCCAATTTACATGGGATTTGATTGATCCATGGTGGCCGATGATACAAAGAAATGCTTTGGCAGGTGAGTACCGCAGAGCCTTCGAAACAGAGGGGCTGCTGCTGGATGCAACCTTCGGCGGGATTGCTTCTTATACCTATGCCCAATTGCTCGCACCCTCGGAACTTCAAAGAGAGGTGTCCTTTCAATTCTTTCAAAGAGCGGTTGATCTCACCGTTGAAATGGGCGCAGAAGTGATGGGAACCCCTGTAGGCGGGATGACTTATGATCATTCGCGTGATGCAAAAATGCGTGAAGAGCGATATGCGAACATGCTGGAATATCTGTTCCGAATTGCAGAGTACGGAAAAGGCAGCGGGTTGAAGGAAATTCATATTGAAGCGACTCCGCTGATTACTGAATTTCCCCATAGCCCTGAATCCTCCGTTCAGATGATGACGGATCTGGCTTCCAGCGCTATTCCCTATAAGCTGCTTGTCGACTGGGGTCATGCGCTCTTTTCTCCACTTCTCGGTCAGGAAGCTGATATGGGGCATTGGCTCAAGGTATGTAAACCTTACATCGGATCAATTCATCTTCAGCAAACAGATGGATTGCTGGATCGGCACTGGGATTTTACAAAAGAAGGCATCATTACACCGCAGCTGATCAAAAAAGCTACGGAAGACGCAGGTCTTTCGGATATTGTACAGTATCTTGAAGTGGTTCCTGCTTTTGAAGCATTTGATGATGAGGTATATGAAGGAATGAAAAAGACGATGGACTATCTTCATAAAGAACTAGCGCTCTGCAACACATAA
- a CDS encoding SIS domain-containing protein: MNFDEMYPKILSEYEQVFQKIDYKNIRDFMDTVRDSNRIFLIGVGREGMATRAFAMRLMHMGKEIHWIWDDTTPGIEPGDLLIATLGDGQIGHIHYICERAKEAGGNICVVTGSPSGRTARDLADQVLFLPAAVYRGTDAVVPSFQPMGNLFEQCLLILFDMVIMMLVDEDPAQSFEKMSERHRNVE; the protein is encoded by the coding sequence ATGAATTTTGATGAGATGTATCCAAAAATTCTTTCGGAATATGAGCAGGTATTTCAAAAAATTGATTATAAAAATATCCGTGACTTTATGGATACTGTAAGAGATTCAAATCGAATTTTCCTGATCGGAGTTGGTCGCGAGGGTATGGCAACGAGAGCCTTTGCCATGCGCCTGATGCATATGGGGAAGGAAATTCATTGGATATGGGATGACACGACACCAGGAATTGAACCCGGCGATCTTTTGATAGCAACGCTGGGGGACGGCCAGATTGGTCACATTCATTATATCTGCGAGCGGGCGAAGGAGGCGGGGGGAAACATCTGTGTCGTTACAGGTTCCCCCAGTGGAAGAACGGCAAGAGACCTGGCGGATCAAGTACTGTTTCTGCCAGCGGCGGTTTACCGCGGAACGGATGCGGTGGTACCTTCCTTTCAGCCCATGGGAAATCTTTTTGAGCAGTGCCTTCTGATCCTATTTGACATGGTGATTATGATGCTCGTTGATGAAGACCCGGCACAGAGTTTTGAGAAGATGTCCGAACGGCACAGAAATGTTGAATAG
- the rpiB gene encoding ribose 5-phosphate isomerase B yields the protein MRIAIGCDEAAYCLKVEIIKHLENRANLEIVDFGAMAGDVVLYPDVAYTVADAVAGGAFDRGILFCGTGIGMAICANKVPGIRAAVCHDPFSAERSRKSNNAQILCMGERVIGVELAKYIVDIWMNCDFAGGGSAPKVERIQELEQEHLRSFHEAEVL from the coding sequence ATGAGAATAGCGATCGGCTGCGATGAGGCCGCATATTGTCTCAAGGTTGAAATTATCAAGCATCTTGAAAATCGCGCGAATCTTGAAATAGTTGATTTTGGAGCAATGGCAGGAGATGTGGTGCTGTATCCAGATGTCGCGTATACGGTGGCGGATGCCGTTGCAGGAGGAGCATTTGATCGGGGCATTCTCTTCTGCGGAACAGGAATCGGTATGGCCATCTGTGCAAATAAGGTACCGGGAATCCGGGCGGCAGTCTGCCATGATCCATTTTCTGCCGAACGTTCGAGAAAAAGTAACAACGCGCAGATCCTATGCATGGGAGAACGGGTCATTGGTGTGGAGCTTGCAAAATATATCGTTGACATCTGGATGAACTGTGACTTTGCAGGTGGCGGGTCTGCACCGAAAGTTGAGAGGATTCAGGAATTGGAACAGGAGCATCTTCGGAGTTTTCATGAGGCTGAGGTGCTGTAG
- a CDS encoding septum site-determining protein MinD codes for MIHNLFCFHGVDHKVGTTMVSQSIAEAISLGSPNLKLLFISMNGRESAEYVKETPVSIDAMKFHIDNKMINGSDFMKTCSHKGNFYMMAGISNELEARYYYPDMARYLLEEIAPEFDLILADCGNEIDNGLAIGALSSAEEIFLVATQQETGIRRFEKNKRIMENLGIAISACIINKYYEQDPIGLSYLAGRMEIEKERLWKLNTADYSRQAEMEYKTLLEYRNEAYTKDIVAVANYILRKNGFEEFAKQRKSRWKSFI; via the coding sequence TTGATCCATAATCTATTTTGCTTTCATGGCGTTGATCACAAGGTCGGGACAACCATGGTATCCCAATCAATTGCAGAGGCCATATCTCTTGGCAGCCCCAATTTGAAACTTCTTTTTATCTCAATGAATGGAAGGGAAAGCGCTGAATATGTAAAAGAAACCCCTGTTTCCATCGATGCCATGAAATTTCACATTGACAATAAGATGATCAACGGCAGTGATTTTATGAAAACCTGCAGTCATAAAGGGAATTTCTATATGATGGCTGGAATCTCCAATGAACTAGAAGCACGGTATTATTATCCAGACATGGCCAGATATCTGCTGGAAGAAATTGCGCCGGAGTTTGATCTCATATTAGCAGATTGTGGAAATGAGATAGACAACGGTCTTGCAATAGGAGCATTGTCTTCTGCTGAGGAAATCTTTCTTGTGGCGACGCAGCAGGAGACCGGAATCCGCCGCTTTGAAAAGAACAAGAGGATTATGGAGAATCTGGGAATCGCTATTTCCGCATGTATTATTAATAAATACTATGAGCAGGATCCCATAGGACTTTCTTATCTTGCCGGACGGATGGAAATTGAAAAGGAACGTCTCTGGAAACTCAACACTGCGGATTATTCCCGTCAGGCAGAGATGGAATACAAGACACTTTTGGAATATCGAAATGAGGCATACACAAAGGATATTGTCGCAGTTGCAAATTATATTCTCAGGAAAAATGGGTTTGAGGAATTTGCGAAACAAAGGAAAAGCAGATGGAAAAGTTTCATTTAG
- a CDS encoding ATPase translates to MEKFHLGDYIKNQTTETLRKSIDFQKLCHRVNLEFLKEWESGKENLDSALRIQKKAIIGYENEVAYFKSRILESIRRYGAENASYPSWYESLEDGIYQENWGLAGVSEWFTASFSESSSAKIIGDRIYFLENGQMCLKSQKITKERREQMIRAFLLLTPEERLDKETHEVYMLDGTRVTIFGGGMTKKGQDVIIFRRYIIPNYSFEEQAARGTIPMESVELFKIMVRLGYNVAFTGAVRTAKTTFLSTWQSYEDPSLEGVLVETDPEIPIHQLMPEAPILQLLADNEKLKHLSKNLLRSDADYFILAEARDGIALDTAVKVASKGTRRMKITFHTREPLDFCYDVAFEIIKSMGGDLENTARKVAVSFDYIFHFIQLKNKSQKRLKGIYELSLNRELMQINIRQICTYDHCLDTWSWDFAIGEDKKRLGEEEDSAALEMFVERLRSLSQKGA, encoded by the coding sequence ATGGAAAAGTTTCATTTAGGGGATTATATCAAAAATCAAACGACGGAGACGCTTCGTAAAAGCATAGATTTTCAGAAACTTTGCCATAGAGTAAACCTTGAATTTCTGAAAGAATGGGAAAGTGGGAAGGAAAATTTAGATTCTGCTTTAAGGATACAAAAAAAGGCGATTATCGGATATGAGAATGAGGTTGCATACTTTAAAAGCAGAATCCTTGAATCCATCAGACGGTATGGTGCCGAGAACGCTTCTTATCCATCCTGGTATGAAAGTCTTGAGGACGGGATTTATCAGGAGAACTGGGGACTAGCGGGGGTTTCTGAGTGGTTCACAGCATCGTTTTCTGAAAGCAGCTCTGCAAAAATTATCGGTGACAGAATCTATTTCTTGGAAAATGGTCAAATGTGCTTGAAGTCTCAGAAAATTACGAAAGAGCGAAGAGAACAGATGATTCGGGCATTCCTGCTGCTAACCCCCGAGGAACGACTTGATAAGGAGACCCATGAAGTCTATATGCTTGATGGAACGAGAGTAACCATATTTGGAGGCGGGATGACGAAAAAGGGTCAGGATGTCATCATCTTTCGCCGCTACATTATCCCCAATTACAGCTTTGAAGAACAGGCGGCAAGAGGTACCATTCCTATGGAATCCGTTGAACTCTTTAAGATCATGGTACGTCTTGGATACAATGTGGCATTTACAGGAGCGGTTAGAACCGCTAAAACCACCTTTCTTTCCACATGGCAGAGCTATGAGGATCCGTCCTTGGAAGGGGTGTTGGTTGAAACAGATCCGGAGATACCGATCCATCAGCTGATGCCGGAAGCACCAATTTTACAGCTGCTGGCAGATAATGAAAAGCTGAAGCATTTGTCCAAAAACCTTTTGAGAAGCGATGCCGACTACTTTATTCTTGCGGAAGCAAGGGATGGTATCGCGTTGGATACCGCTGTGAAGGTGGCAAGTAAAGGCACCAGGCGTATGAAAATCACCTTTCATACAAGGGAGCCTCTGGATTTTTGCTATGATGTTGCTTTTGAAATCATCAAGAGTATGGGGGGAGACCTTGAGAATACAGCAAGAAAAGTGGCTGTCAGCTTTGATTACATCTTTCATTTTATTCAGCTGAAAAACAAAAGCCAAAAGAGGCTGAAAGGAATCTATGAATTAAGCTTGAATAGAGAATTAATGCAGATCAATATCAGGCAGATTTGCACCTATGATCACTGTTTGGATACATGGAGCTGGGACTTTGCAATTGGTGAGGATAAGAAAAGGCTTGGAGAAGAAGAAGATTCCGCTGCGTTAGAAATGTTTGTGGAAAGACTTCGCAGTCTATCACAGAAGGGAGCATAG
- a CDS encoding PHP domain-containing protein produces the protein MIDLHLHTTSSDGSDEPQLILKKAAHAGLRYISITDHDSMEAYHKLKEGKHRESYPGVLIPGCEFSVVHNKMPIEVLGYGLDFDTIAESGLLSDERFLERENQYINKMKEICKNLGIQMTDTLSITSGKPFATQVIHRDLRKYPENEMFFSQEIWGSINAFYRTCINNEESPFFLNQAKDYPTVSEIAALIRKAGGKSFLAHLYGYFAENHLELLDSIVSLRALDGIECYHSLHDKEKTEFLLGYCRDNRLLASGGSDYHGALKPSVFIGESIKGMRIPFEILEPWLPSVKTFSI, from the coding sequence ATGATCGATCTTCATCTCCACACCACTTCATCTGATGGTTCTGATGAGCCGCAGTTGATTTTAAAGAAAGCCGCCCATGCTGGGCTGCGATATATTTCCATAACCGACCATGACTCTATGGAGGCTTATCATAAGCTGAAAGAGGGAAAACACAGGGAATCCTATCCGGGTGTTCTGATACCGGGATGTGAATTTTCTGTTGTTCACAATAAAATGCCCATCGAGGTACTCGGCTATGGCCTTGATTTTGATACCATCGCAGAATCCGGTCTGTTATCCGACGAACGGTTTCTGGAACGAGAAAACCAATATATCAATAAAATGAAAGAGATATGTAAGAACCTGGGAATCCAGATGACAGATACGCTCTCAATAACGAGCGGAAAGCCTTTCGCAACTCAGGTAATTCATAGGGATTTAAGGAAATATCCAGAGAACGAAATGTTCTTCTCTCAAGAAATATGGGGCAGCATCAACGCATTTTACCGTACCTGCATCAACAACGAAGAAAGTCCCTTCTTCCTGAATCAAGCGAAGGATTATCCTACAGTTTCAGAGATAGCAGCTCTAATCAGAAAGGCAGGAGGGAAATCTTTTTTGGCTCATCTTTATGGGTACTTTGCAGAAAACCATTTGGAGCTGCTGGATTCCATCGTGAGCCTCCGAGCCCTTGATGGCATTGAATGCTACCATTCCCTCCATGATAAAGAAAAAACGGAATTTTTACTCGGATATTGCAGAGACAACCGTCTCTTAGCATCAGGCGGCAGCGATTATCACGGCGCTCTGAAACCATCCGTGTTTATCGGTGAAAGTATCAAGGGCATGAGAATACCCTTTGAAATATTGGAACCATGGCTTCCATCCGTGAAAACTTTTTCTATTTAA